In Synechococcus sp. UW69, a single genomic region encodes these proteins:
- the hemC gene encoding hydroxymethylbilane synthase, producing the protein MALTELRIASRRSQLAMVQTNWVKAELEKAHPGLKITVEAMATQGDKILDVALAKIGDKGLFTKELEAQMLVDRADIAVHSLKDLPTNLPEGLMLGIITEREDPADALVVNAKNQAYKLDTLPEGSVVGTSSLRRLAQLRHHYPHLIFKDVRGNVITRLEKLDSGDYDCLILAAAGLGRLGFADRIHQLIPGDISLHAVGQGALGIECVEGKPEVMEAIKVLEHMPTSQRCLAERAFLRELEGGCQVPIGVNTRFEGDQLILIGMVASLDGKRLIRDQASGPASDPEAIGLSLAHTLKDQGAGEILKEIFDTVRPEA; encoded by the coding sequence ATGGCCCTCACCGAACTGCGCATCGCCTCACGACGCAGCCAGCTGGCCATGGTGCAGACCAATTGGGTCAAAGCGGAACTGGAAAAAGCGCATCCAGGCTTAAAAATCACCGTGGAAGCCATGGCGACCCAGGGCGACAAAATCCTGGACGTTGCCCTGGCCAAGATCGGCGACAAAGGCCTGTTCACGAAAGAACTGGAAGCCCAGATGTTGGTGGATCGTGCGGACATCGCCGTCCACTCCCTGAAAGACCTTCCCACCAACCTTCCTGAGGGGCTGATGCTCGGCATCATCACCGAGCGGGAAGACCCGGCTGACGCACTTGTCGTGAATGCCAAAAACCAGGCCTACAAGCTCGACACGCTTCCTGAAGGATCTGTGGTGGGAACCAGCTCCCTGCGGCGCCTGGCCCAGCTGCGTCACCACTACCCCCACCTGATCTTCAAGGACGTGCGGGGGAACGTGATCACCCGGCTGGAGAAGCTGGACAGCGGCGATTACGACTGCCTGATCCTCGCTGCAGCAGGTCTTGGCCGCCTGGGCTTTGCCGATCGGATCCACCAACTGATCCCCGGCGACATCTCCCTGCACGCCGTTGGCCAGGGAGCACTGGGCATTGAATGCGTGGAGGGCAAGCCTGAAGTTATGGAGGCAATCAAGGTGCTGGAGCACATGCCCACCTCCCAGCGCTGCCTGGCCGAACGCGCTTTTCTGCGGGAACTGGAGGGCGGCTGTCAGGTTCCCATCGGCGTGAACACCCGCTTCGAAGGCGATCAACTGATCCTCATCGGCATGGTGGCCAGCCTCGACGGCAAACGCTTGATCCGCGACCAAGCCAGCGGCCCCGCCAGCGACCCCGAGGCCATCGGCCTCTCCCTCGCCCACACCCTCAAAGATCAGGGCGCAGGAGAGATCCTTAAAGAGATCTTCGACACCGTTCGCCCCGAAGCCTGA
- a CDS encoding L,D-transpeptidase: MGLARLMKWSLFPVLLGGVLAGSLLPSLSADAAEVALQRVPRESRIVLDLSKRQISLVRGGQRLGSWPVAIGDPKTPTPKGEFAILTKKVDPIYVTNKSGQRRELRGPSSPIGDRYMAFHRNGRGEFGIHGTAWPHWVQIRAAVSLGCVRMLNSHIRQLFEAVDVGTRLEIRS; the protein is encoded by the coding sequence ATGGGTCTTGCGCGTCTCATGAAGTGGTCGTTGTTTCCAGTGCTCTTGGGCGGTGTGTTGGCTGGATCCCTGCTGCCGTCGCTTTCCGCTGACGCCGCTGAAGTGGCTTTGCAGCGTGTTCCGCGGGAGTCGCGCATCGTTCTCGACCTCAGCAAGCGACAGATCTCTCTTGTCCGGGGTGGCCAGCGGCTTGGATCGTGGCCGGTAGCGATCGGAGATCCCAAGACGCCCACCCCCAAGGGGGAGTTCGCCATTCTCACCAAGAAAGTTGATCCCATCTATGTGACGAACAAGTCGGGCCAGCGGCGCGAGTTACGCGGACCCAGCAGCCCCATCGGCGATCGCTACATGGCTTTTCACCGCAATGGGCGCGGCGAATTTGGAATCCATGGAACGGCGTGGCCGCATTGGGTTCAGATCCGTGCTGCCGTGAGCCTTGGCTGCGTGCGCATGCTCAACAGCCACATCCGGCAGCTGTTTGAAGCCGTGGATGTGGGAACACGCCTTGAGATTCGCAGTTGA